A window from SAR324 cluster bacterium encodes these proteins:
- a CDS encoding VOC family protein, which produces MRYLHTMLRVKDLEESVAFYKLLGLEEVRRRDSEAGRYTLAFMAPAGQEEAQIELTYNWDGDEGLPNDSRHFGHLAYQVENIYDKCQELMDKGVLINRPPRCGRMAFVRSPDNVSIELLQAGEALSPAEPWSSMENTGHW; this is translated from the coding sequence ATGCGATATTTGCACACCATGCTTCGAGTGAAGGATCTCGAAGAATCTGTTGCTTTCTATAAGTTGCTAGGTCTCGAAGAAGTCCGTCGACGTGACAGTGAGGCTGGGCGCTATACCCTGGCTTTCATGGCTCCAGCTGGACAGGAAGAGGCGCAGATTGAGCTGACCTACAACTGGGACGGTGACGAGGGCTTACCCAATGACAGTCGCCATTTCGGGCACCTGGCCTATCAGGTTGAGAATATATATGACAAGTGCCAGGAATTAATGGACAAAGGTGTCTTGATCAATCGGCCCCCTCGCTGTGGGCGCATGGCCTTTGTTCGTTCTCCTGATAACGTTTCGATTGAACTTCTCCAGGCGGGAGAGGCCCTTTCTCCAGCTGAACCCTGGTCGAGTATGGAAAACACAGGGCACTGGTGA